In the genome of Bubalus kerabau isolate K-KA32 ecotype Philippines breed swamp buffalo chromosome 8, PCC_UOA_SB_1v2, whole genome shotgun sequence, one region contains:
- the LOC129658747 gene encoding LOW QUALITY PROTEIN: olfactory receptor 2A1/2A42-like (The sequence of the model RefSeq protein was modified relative to this genomic sequence to represent the inferred CDS: inserted 1 base in 1 codon; deleted 1 base in 1 codon), whose protein sequence is MGGNQTIVTEFILLGLCLGPRIQMLLFGLFSLFYVLTLLGNGVILGLTSLDCRLHTPMSFFLSHLAIADMAYACSMVPQMLVSLLSPAKPISFXGCITQTFLFVSFAHTKCLLLVVMSYDWCVAICHPLRYSVIVSWRVVISLVGTSWACGSLLVLVHVGLVLRLPYCGPHEINHFCEILSVLKLACADSGLNQFVLFVVCIFVLVGPLCLLLGSYVRILAAILRIQSTEGRSKAFSTCSSHLCVVGLFFGSAIIMSMTPKSRHPEEQQKSLSLFHSFFNPMLNPLIYSLRNAEVKGALRRVLFKESHFLLE, encoded by the exons ATGGGAGGAAATCAGACAATAGTTACAGAGTTCATTCTACTGGGACTTTGTCTTGGCCCAAGGATTCAGATGCTCCTCTTTGGGCTCTTCTCCCTGTTCTATGTCCTCACCCTGCTGGGGAACGGGGTCATCCTGGGGCTCACCTCACTGGACTGCAGACTGCACACCCCCATGTCCTTCTTCCTGTCACACCTGGCCATCGCTGACATGGCCTACGCCTGCAGCATGGTGCCCCAGATGCTGGTCAGCCTCCTGAGTCCAGCCAAGCCCATCTCCT CTGGCTGCATCACACAGACCTTTCTCTTTGTGAGTTTCGCTCACACCAAGTGTCTGCTCCTGGTGGTGATGTCCTATGATTGGTGTGTAGCCATCTGCCACCCCCTCCGATATTCTGTCATTGTGAGCTGGAGAGTTGTCATCAGCCTGGTGGGGACTTCCTGGGCATGTGGCTCCCTCCTGGTCCTGGTCCATGTGGGTCTCGTCCTGAGGCTGCCCTACTGTGGGCCTCATGAAATCAACCACTTCTGTGAAATCTTGTCTGTCCTCAAGCTGGCCTGTGCTGAT TCGGGGCTCAACCAATTTGTCCTCTTTGTTGTCTGCATATTTGTCTTAGTCGGGCCCCTCTGCCTGCTGCTGGGCTCCTACGTGCGCATCCTGGCGGCCATCCTGAGGATCCAGTCCACTGAGGGCCGCAGcaaggccttctccacctgctcctcccacctctgcGTGGTCGGGCTCTTCTTTGGCAGTGCCATCATCATGTCCATGACCCCCAAGTCCCGCCACCCTGAGGAGCAGCAGAAGAGCCTTTCCCTGTTTCACAGTTTCTTCAACCCCATGCTGAACCCACtcatctacagcctgaggaatGCAGAGGTCAAGGGTGCCCTGAGGAGAGTGCTGTTCAAGGAGAGTCATTTCCTGTTGGAGTGA